In the Desulfobulbaceae bacterium DB1 genome, TGGAAACAGCGCAAAGAGGTGGCTGCGGATCTCAAGGCCATTTACCAATCGCCAACAGCCGAGCAGGCCGAAATGGAACTGATGACCTTTGAAGAAAAATGGGACAAAACGCATCCGTCCATCGGCCAATCCTGGCGAAGAAATTGGGAAAGAATCACCCCATTTTTTGCGTATTCGCCCGAGATACGCAAGGTGATATATACCACCAATGCTATTGAGTCGTTGAACATGTCACTGCGCAAAGTTACCAAGAACCGGGGTTCATTTCCCAATGACGAGTCGATGCTTAAACTGCTTTACATGGCGCTGAACAATATCGCCAAAAAATGGACTATGCCAATCAGAGACTGGAAGGCTGCCTTGAACCGCTTTTCAATCTTGTTCGGCGACAGAATGCCTGCATATTGAAAATTAAAAATGAAAACCATTTACACAAAATTCTTTACAGGCCCGCAGAAACCGCCTTGTCGAATTCTTGAAAACTTTTCGAAGTGTTTCTCTCCGGCACCATGTGATGTGCCACTGCTCGTGCACACTCAATCTTTCGTAGCCCTGTAGAGAAATAGCCTCCTTTTTTTAGTACTCTTTCCAAAGCCTCCCAAGTGCCGCCAAGTATGGCATCCGGGATGCGATACCCAGCTTTATGCGGAATACTGTGTGGCAGACGAGGATAAGCTGCTTGTGCGGCTAGCCAATCACCAAAAAACCACGCCTCCAACTCTTCGATGGCAATACGGTTGGCCACCTGAAAGGGCCTGCCATAACCAGCTCTGGTTTTACTGATCAACCCAGCTCTTACCGCCATCCTTTCCAAGGTCTGCTTCAATGTCAGACAGTCATCGTCATCTCGGTCAACCAAAACTAAAATTGCCCAGCTTTGCGATAACCAGGCGCTGTAAGCGCACAGACGATCCGGTAGTTTTTTGAGCAACTCGTCCTTGCATTGAAATCTTCTGATTTCGAAATCTACATTACCCAGTATCTTGGGCAGCAAATGCTCAAGAGCCGCTTCCATAGAAGGCTCTTCGACGATAACAATCAATTTTTCCAACATCAGCCGCGCCCCCGCATAATAGTACGTGGTGCGCCTTGGTTGACCAAGGGATCGCCAATGCCAAAATGTCCTTCCATCCACAAATGCCCTAACGTAGCACCCGCTTGGATGAATTCAGGAATGCCCTGAATCTCACTAGCGCGTACCGCTTGGGTAAATCCCAGTTCGTCACGGTATAGCACACGCACTTCTTCAGCCCGCATCGCGTTTAGAAGGAACGGCGAGTGGCTAGTAATCAAAAGTTGTGAACGTTCAGAAGCTGCGCGACACTCTTCTGAAAGTTCCGGCAACAAGCGGGGATGCAGGAAATTCTCAGGCTCCTCAATACCGATGAATCGAGGTGGCTCTGGGTCATATAGCACCGTCAGATATGCCAACATTTTCATCGTGCCATCGGAAGCAAATTTTGAAAGCACGGGCTGCTCGAAAGGTGCGTCTTTGATTTGAAGCAACAAGCGGCCATCAGGCATTAAATCAGCATCGACACGTTCAAGCCGTGGAATACGCCTCCGAAGAACGGAAAATATCTGTTCCAACCGTTCGGGATGCCGTTCCTTTAGAAACTGAATCACATTAGGAAGATTTTCTCCGCTTTTACTCAAGCGTTCTTGCGGCCCTGCTTCTGGCTGATTACGGGCCTGATCAATAGAAAGGTAAGAAACATACCAATCAGTGATAAACTCGCGTAACGCGGCAACTCGTGGATGCTCGGTAAACTGGCCTAATGTATTCACCGCGATCAAATCGGGTGAGCGTAGATTCGTGTCTATGCGCACATCCTCAGAATCCGGCGCCTCACCACTGGCCGCCTTACCAATACCTCGACGAAATTCTAAGAACCTAAATGGCTGTCCCGTTTGACCACGCCGCCACTGCAACCATTCCTCGACAATCTCCGGTCCCTTGATGCCCTCATCGATAGCCAAGTGATAGGTAATGACCGGGGTTTTAGGCCGCTCACGGTATTTCAGCTCAAACACAATTGGCCCAAGCGCACCACGTGTTTTTAATTCCTTACCACGTCCACGCCGATCCCACGCATAGCGCAGACCAAATTGAAAACATTCTGATAAAAAATTGAACACATCAAAAATCGTCGACTTGCCACTACCGTTTGGTCCAAGCAGCACAGTCATAGGGGTGAGCTTGTCGAGGTCCACTTTTTTTAGAGCCCGGTAATTCTCGACTCGCAGTGATTCAATTCGCGGAATACCGTTTTTTTTTATTTGCCTAAAATTTGGCATTATTCGTCTCCGTAATCTCAGTTTTGAGTAAGGAAGTGGTGGTCTACAATTTCAGCATCCAGTTTTCTTGTCCTGCTTTTTATCGAAGTCAGGAAACGCCGCGCTCGAACTATCCGCTCCCGAAGCCTAAAGGACTTCTTAAAAATAATGCTGATGTTCCCATTTGAGGCTGCGGCATAACGATTCTGCAGAAAAAGCCGTTTTTTGCGAAAACCGGCGTGGCCGGGAGAGTTTTATTTTAAAAAATCTCCAGCCATCCTCGATCCAGTTTTCTGTCTCAGCTATTCAGCTTTTTGGCGCGTTTATGTTGCTTTCATGGTGTTTCTTTCCCCTGTTCCGGGCTGCTTTTGCCTGATGTCCGCTTCTACGCGAACCCTTCGCCGTAGCGGTGGATCTTTTTCAGATTATGCACGATACAGAACAGGTTCCACTGGCTGTTGACCTTGTCTCGGCCGCGCAGGGTAAACCGGTTCAGTCTCATTACCCGGCAGATGTGGGCAAAGGGTGGTTCCGCGATTGCCAACCGCATGGCATACATGGCCCGGCCTGCTGCTGCGGAGTCGATCTTGCGTTTCATCTTCTCGATGCATGAGTCCTTGGCCTTTTCCGTCCGGCCTTGAAAAGAGGCAACCTGCCTGATCTCGGTTCTTTCCGGATGACGCAGGCATTGGCTTCTGAGCGCGCAGGGCAGGCAGGCTGATTTCGGGCCCTTGAACCGCACCGAGCGCAGTCCCTTGGTAACAACATTGCCGCCGCTTCGGTACAATCGCTTGCCGGCGGGGCAGAGACAATAACTCAGGTCATCCGCAAAGGTGAAGTCTTCGATGGTAAAGAGCCGGGTATGCCCGGACCGCCTTGCCCTTTCTTTCCTGGTCCGTTCTTTGTACCGATCCACATCGGCAAAGCGGGGATCACGTTTCCGGAAGCCGGTATCCGCCACATAGGCGTCAATTTCCTGTTCAGAGAGCATTTCCATGTTCTTGCCGCTGTGGAAACCGCTGTCAGCCGCAAGCTTTGTCTCGGCAAAAATGTTCTCTTCCTTGCCGATGGCCTGGAAATTCTCGCGGGTGCCGTCAATCATCGGTTCCAGCAAGTCATGCTCCTGCCCCTGGCCAAAGGCCTCGGCATGGACGATGATCTGGTGCTTGCCGTCCACCGCCGTCACCCCGTCATAACCCTGGATAACTCCCTTGGAGGTTTTCATCTTGGCCGAATCATTATCCGTGATGTTGCTTTTACGCGGCTTGCCGGTTTTACCCGGTTTGTCATCATTGCCATTCAGCCATTTTCTTATTTTCGTAAGCCGGTTGCGCAGGGTGGCCACATACTGCTCATCACGGCCGGTCTGTGCTCCCTCGCCCTGATTGCGGTCGCTGACATGGTGGTTTTTTACCATCGACTCAATGGCCTTTTCCATCTTGGCCGCCTTCTTCTTAAAGTCCGCCTTGGTACCGCTCCACTCCTTGGCGGCATTGGACGGCGGTTTGCAGCCGTCGATGGCAAACATCTCCTTGCCGATCAGGCCCATTTCATCACAGAGCAGCAGCACTTCCCGGAAGATGGTAATGGCCTCCTTGTCCATGGAGGAAATAAAATCGGAGATAGTGGTGAAATGGGGCCGACTGTTGGCGGACAACGCCATGAAGACGACGTTCTCCTCGCAGCAGCGGGCGATCTTGCGGCTGGAGGTGATGCCACGGGAATAGGCGAACCGGATGATTTTTAACAGGATGCGGGGATCAAAGGCCGGGGCGCCGGTTTCATCGTTCGTAAACCGACTGTCAAAACAGGTAAGGTCAAGCTCGTGGTCGATGAGGTGATTCAAGGTGAATTCGAAGGTGCCGGGCTGGATCTGTCTGGAAAACATCACCGGGATGAGCTGACCCTGGGCATAGCAGTAAGGTTTGTATTTGGCCACTGCAATTCCTCGTGCTGAAGTTACGCGGTCTTACTCCTTTCATCTGTTGCAAGATTACAATAAATCAGCCTGAAATGCCCGTATTTTATCAATGTTTTTACCTTTTTCTACAGGCTCAACGCGAACATCTGCGGCTTGACCGCAGAATGTTATTGTTGGAATTTAGTATCATGTTCCCCGAATTCCCCACTGCGATGCTCACCGGCCCCACAAAGATGACAGCGGAGCCGCCCAAAAGCCGTCTCCAAGGGGCAGGGTCTCCGAGCCATCATAAAGAATTACGCACATCTTGAGCTGTTCTCCAGCGGCACTCGATAGTCGTTTCAGACCTCTGAGGTCGCCAACCGTCACTGTCGCAGCAGCCTTCACCTCCACTCCAACCAGGTTGCCTGCTGCATTCTCAATGATGAAATCGACCTCGTATTGGTCGTGATCGCGGTAGTAAAGAAGCTGACAATTGCTCTCCGCTGTGGCCATGTGCTTGCGCAATTCACCGTAAACAAAACACTCCAGAACATTTCCAAAGCAATGACGATTCTTTTGTGCAAGTGTGGGTGTAACATTCGCCAGCGTAGATAAAAGACCGGAATCGACAAACTGTATTTTAGGTGTTTTAACGATGCGATTCAGTCTATTTTGCGCCCAGACTTCAATGCGCCTCAGCAAATACATCTGTTCGAACACGCCAATGTAGCGGGCAGCGGTCTTGTGATCCAGCCCGACTTGCCCTCCAAGCTGGGAATAGTTACACATCTGTCCGGAAACTTGTGCCAGCGCCCGCAAAAATCTGGGCAGATGATCAAGTTTTCCGACATCCGCCACATCACGCACATCACGTTGGATAATGGAGTTGATGTATTGCCTGCTCCATTCTGTCCTGCGCCGGGTTGAAGAGCGGAATACAGCTTCGGGATAGCCTCCCCGCAAAACAGTCTCGATCAAGTCATTGCCCAGAAATGGTTGTGTCGCGGTTAAAAGATGACCGGTAAAAGCGCTGTCGACCCAATTTGCGTTGCTACCGTGAATTTCGCTTTGCGACAGCGGCAGCAGAGTCAACGTTTCCATCCGCCCGGCAAGCGAGTCGGCCACCATCGGCAGAGCCATCAAATTGGCGGACCCCGTCAGAAGAAAACGGCCGGGGCGTCGATCCTCATCGACTGTTTTTTTTATAGCGAGCAACAATTGAGGGGCACGCTGGATTTCATCAATCACAGCACGATCGAGACTTCTGATCAAGCCCACGGGATCCTCTTTTGCTGCCAGCAATGTAAGTTCATCGTCCAGGGTGAGGTAGCGCATCTCTTGGGCTGCTATCTGCCGCACAAGCGTGGTTTTGCCGGCTTGGCGAGGACCGGCTACTAAAACAACGGGTGTATCAGCCATTGCCTCGGCGATGCGTGTCTCAAGAAGGCGAGGGTAGAGAACTTGAGTATTATCCATGGTCAAAAAATACCGTATAATCGGGAGGCAGTAAACTGAAATATGGGATTATGATGTCGTGCGTATGGGAATATATTACTGCATTTTTGGGGACGTTGTTACTTACGTTGCGCTGTAGCCTGTTTCTGCGACTTGGCGACCGCCCGCGTGATACTTGAGGTAGCTACGCCGAGATGCCGTGCGATTTCAGCCGCCGATAAACCAAGCTCTTCCATTCCGCGCCGGGCGATCTCCGCCCGCGTCCGGCTCACCATCGATCTGCGACTGCCACTTTCCAACTCGTTGCGGCCAACGTTCACCCTTTTGCATTCCTGCTCGATGATTTTTGTAAGCGTCAGACCTGATCTGTTGAATTTGATCTGCCGCAAAGACTTTTTTTCTGCTTCCTGCGTCACGTGATGCACGAAATCGCCGCTGCCAAGGATCCGCTCATCGGCCTTTTCCTGCTGATCTTTGCGCCTCATGGAAAGTACGTTTGACCATCCCCCGAGACTTCGGACAAGTCCGCCTCCAGAAAACTGTGGATCATGGCCCTGGTCACTGCCTTCCAGCATAAACTGCCGGTATTCTTCTATGGCTTTCCGTTTCGTGTCTCCGAATTGTGTCCATACCGTTGCAGTATCCATCCACGGGAATTTCTCCTTTTCAATAATTGCCCGATGGCCACTCCAGGGGAATGTGTCCAGTTCTGCCATGGTCTTGATGATATTTGCCCGAAGGGGATTCAGATGGATATATCGGACAAGGGCAAGGAGATAGTTGTCTTCGTCGCAGAGAATGGATTTATACCTGTTCTCAAAAAGGTGGCCTTTTCTCAGATGCTTGCGATTGAAATATTGTGCGTACCAGGTAAGCAGTTTTCTCATGACAGCCGAGATGCCGACTTGCCCGCTCCGCAACAAAAGGTGAACGTGGTTGTCCATCAGCACCCAGGCATAGATGACGCCTTGCGACTCTTGAACGGTTTGCCCCAAGCGCACAAGGAATCGGGCTTTATCTTCGGTGTCGCGGAAGATGTTGGCCCTATCGATTCCCCGGACCATAATATGATGTAATGCGCCTGGAATGTCTAATCTGGCTTGGCGTGGCATGGGGTGATTTTATCAACCCAGTAAGGCAGAGTCAAGCGTTTTGCAACGTAAGTAACAACGTCCCTGAATATTCACAACGTAAGTAACAACGTCCCTGAATATTCACAACGTAAGTAACAACGTCCCTGAATATTCAACGTCCCTGAATATTATCCCTGAATATCTCTAAATTCCTCCGTACATAATACAACATCTTGTTCCACCAACAATTTCCAACCCTCAAAAAGATTACAGCGCAACGGGCAACGCGCCTTCACACGTCACAGGATATAGACATCCTCGTTTTTCGTCACCTCTCCCTGGCCGATGATGGCGATGGCCCGTTCGCAGCCTCCGCACAGGGAATAGATTCGCACGCTGTCCTCCGCCTCGCTGATAATGTCCTGAATCCTGTCCCTCATCTTTGCCGACTGGGCGGCATCAAGCAGGCACTCAAAGACGCTGAACTGCACCCTGTCGCCGAAATCCTTGAGGGTCTTGGCAAGTCTGGTCCGCCGCCGGTCATCGGGGATATCATAGGAAACCAGATAGAGCATCCCTATCCCTCCGGCCTGAACGGCGCGTAAACCGCGTCGTCCCGGATGACGGCCGCCATCTTCTCCGCTTGCCGGCGGAAACATTTGCGTAGCGTGGTCCGCTCCCCGGTCTCGCCCAAGGTGAATTCGCCGGAAACCAGCTTTTCGTACTCGGCGAAATAACGCTTCATCGGCTCCCGCTTGAAATAAACCCCATCGCCGCCGGGATTGGCCCGGAAATCATCAGGTGAAAAAATCCGGTCATTGACCAGCCGCAGGGTCAGCCGGTCGGCCACCGGGGCGCGGAACTCCTCCATGAGATCAGCGGCCAGCGACTGCCGGCCGTAGCTGACGCTGTGGAAATAACCGAGATAGGGATCAAACCCCAGTCCGTCCAGCAGGGAGGATATTTCATTGAAGATCATGGTATAGCTGAGCGAAAGCATGGCATTGACCGGATCGGTGGGCGGTCGTTTTCGTCTCCCCGGAAAGCCGAAATCCCCCAGCAGCATCCGGCCGAAGCCCTGGAAATAGGTCCTGGCCGCATCTCCTTCAATCCCCATCAATTGCTCGATGTCCGCCGCCCCGGCAACCGCCGCCAGCTTCGCCTTCAGGTCCACGGCCGACTCCCCGAGATCAATATCCGGATGGTTGTACGAAAAATTGCGCAACATCCGCAGGCAATTGCCGATCTTGCCGGCTACGATCTCCCTGGAAATCCGTGTCCGGAAACCCTCATCCTCGTATTTCCGGAACTGCTCGATGCGCAGGGCGATATTCTTGGTGAAGGGCGAGGTGATCTGGCCGACGAGCCTGCCGGTCCGGGTGAGGATGGCCATCTCGATGCCGTGCGTAAACAGTTCGTGCACCACCTGGGTGGTGAACTGGACATTGCCGAAGATGAGCACCGCTTCGATTTTGTGGCATTGCACGTCAAGCAGGGTTTCATCATTTTTCTGCACGATGAGCCGATCCCCTGTTTTGCGGAGGATGGAATTCTGTTCGGTCAAATAGAGGTTGGCCATGGGCGAAGCTCCAGTAATTGGGAATCGCGTACTGTAAAATTCTTATTCATTTGCCTAACGGCATGAGCGTTGATCTTTACATGAAAGGCCCTGCAGCTGCGCAGCCTGCCATTCTTACTATCCGCGCGCGGGGCAATATCCAGCGAGGCTGGACATGCTTGGGCCTTCAGTATTTTTTCACGTGATAGCCTGCGCGAAAAATAGTCCATGCCGGATGCGCCCTCGCTCGACAAGATCCTTGGCCACCACCAAATCTGCCTCTGAACTTTCCGCCAATGCGCGATTTCAACGGTTGTCTCAATCCCTTCGTAATCAGGTCAATGTCGCCAACGAAGAAATGCGCGCCCTTGACCCCGCGCTTGCCGTGTCTCAATCCCTTCGTAATCAGGTCAATGTCGCCAACGGACCCGTTTACCAAGCTCTACCAGGTGGAGTATAAGTCTCAATCCCTTCGTAATCAGGTCAATGTCGCCAACTGAGGGAAAAGATGATACTATTCAACGCAATAAAGGTCTCAATCCCTTCGTAATCAGGTCAATGTCGCCAACGTGGCAAGAAGATTGCATAAATATCCGCAAAGGCCAAGGTCTCAATCCCTTCGTAATCAGGTCAATGTCGCCAACCACAGTTGGGCGAACGAGCCCTGCCCCAGTTGCCGTGTCTCAATCCCTTCGTAATCAGGTCAATGTCGCCAACGCAGCGACGGCTTATATGATGTTCCCAGCGATTGTCCCCGTCTCAATCCCTTCGTAATCAGGTCAATGTCGCCAACGGGGAAGACCGAGGGCGAGTACGTCGGGATTAAATAAGGGTCTCAATCCCTTCGTAATCAGGTCAATGTCGCCAACACAGGAAAATCATGGTTGACCCATCTCTTCTTTCCTGGAGTCTCAATCCCTTCGTAATCAGGTCAATGTCGCCAACATCGACACGGGAAAGGGGCGGCGCCAGTTTGATCAGTCTCAATCCCTTCGTAATCAGGTCAATGTCGCCAACAAAGAACTCCATTGCCATCATATTGACCCTGTAAAGTCTCAATCCCTTCGTAATCAGGTCAATGTCGCCAACTATCTGTATCAATCTTGACTGGAACAAATACATAGTCTCAATCCCTTCGTAATCAGGTCAATGTCGCCAACGCATGATTCCCCTTACACCCCTTTTGTCTTGCAAAGTCTCAATCCCTTCGTAATCAGGTCAATGTCGCCAACGAGGAAACGTGGCATCATGCGGCGGACGGATCGTCTCGGTCTCAATCCCTTCGTAATCAGGTCAATGTCGCCAACGTGGAAACCGCTGTCAGCCGCAAGCTTTGTCTCGGGTCTCAATCCCTTCGTAATCAGGTCAATGTCGCCAACTACATGGGCGAACTGGACGACCTGGGCGAGAAGCCGTCTCAATCCCTTCGTAATCAGGTCAATGTCGCCAACTCTATCACCGGATAGGGCCAGATGGTTCGATAGTTGCGTCTCAATCCCTTCGTAATCAGGTCAATGTCGCCAACGGTATTGCCGGTATTCGTTGGCCAAGTTCGGCAGTGTCTCAATCCCTTCGTAATCAGGTCAATGTCGCCAACAGTACCCCATTTTTTGACTGTGCATCCAGATACTTACAAGGCAATTTCCTGTAACCCCTTTTTTTCGTCTCATATTACAAGCGCCACCTCCTTT is a window encoding:
- a CDS encoding AAA family ATPase gives rise to the protein MDNTQVLYPRLLETRIAEAMADTPVVLVAGPRQAGKTTLVRQIAAQEMRYLTLDDELTLLAAKEDPVGLIRSLDRAVIDEIQRAPQLLLAIKKTVDEDRRPGRFLLTGSANLMALPMVADSLAGRMETLTLLPLSQSEIHGSNANWVDSAFTGHLLTATQPFLGNDLIETVLRGGYPEAVFRSSTRRRTEWSRQYINSIIQRDVRDVADVGKLDHLPRFLRALAQVSGQMCNYSQLGGQVGLDHKTAARYIGVFEQMYLLRRIEVWAQNRLNRIVKTPKIQFVDSGLLSTLANVTPTLAQKNRHCFGNVLECFVYGELRKHMATAESNCQLLYYRDHDQYEVDFIIENAAGNLVGVEVKAAATVTVGDLRGLKRLSSAAGEQLKMCVILYDGSETLPLGDGFWAAPLSSLWGR
- a CDS encoding ATPase; translation: MPNFRQIKKNGIPRIESLRVENYRALKKVDLDKLTPMTVLLGPNGSGKSTIFDVFNFLSECFQFGLRYAWDRRGRGKELKTRGALGPIVFELKYRERPKTPVITYHLAIDEGIKGPEIVEEWLQWRRGQTGQPFRFLEFRRGIGKAASGEAPDSEDVRIDTNLRSPDLIAVNTLGQFTEHPRVAALREFITDWYVSYLSIDQARNQPEAGPQERLSKSGENLPNVIQFLKERHPERLEQIFSVLRRRIPRLERVDADLMPDGRLLLQIKDAPFEQPVLSKFASDGTMKMLAYLTVLYDPEPPRFIGIEEPENFLHPRLLPELSEECRAASERSQLLITSHSPFLLNAMRAEEVRVLYRDELGFTQAVRASEIQGIPEFIQAGATLGHLWMEGHFGIGDPLVNQGAPRTIMRGRG
- a CDS encoding transposase produces the protein MAKYKPYCYAQGQLIPVMFSRQIQPGTFEFTLNHLIDHELDLTCFDSRFTNDETGAPAFDPRILLKIIRFAYSRGITSSRKIARCCEENVVFMALSANSRPHFTTISDFISSMDKEAITIFREVLLLCDEMGLIGKEMFAIDGCKPPSNAAKEWSGTKADFKKKAAKMEKAIESMVKNHHVSDRNQGEGAQTGRDEQYVATLRNRLTKIRKWLNGNDDKPGKTGKPRKSNITDNDSAKMKTSKGVIQGYDGVTAVDGKHQIIVHAEAFGQGQEHDLLEPMIDGTRENFQAIGKEENIFAETKLAADSGFHSGKNMEMLSEQEIDAYVADTGFRKRDPRFADVDRYKERTRKERARRSGHTRLFTIEDFTFADDLSYCLCPAGKRLYRSGGNVVTKGLRSVRFKGPKSACLPCALRSQCLRHPERTEIRQVASFQGRTEKAKDSCIEKMKRKIDSAAAGRAMYAMRLAIAEPPFAHICRVMRLNRFTLRGRDKVNSQWNLFCIVHNLKKIHRYGEGFA
- a CDS encoding CRISPR-associated endonuclease Cas2; translation: MLYLVSYDIPDDRRRTRLAKTLKDFGDRVQFSVFECLLDAAQSAKMRDRIQDIISEAEDSVRIYSLCGGCERAIAIIGQGEVTKNEDVYIL
- a CDS encoding CRISPR-associated endonuclease Cas1, whose protein sequence is MANLYLTEQNSILRKTGDRLIVQKNDETLLDVQCHKIEAVLIFGNVQFTTQVVHELFTHGIEMAILTRTGRLVGQITSPFTKNIALRIEQFRKYEDEGFRTRISREIVAGKIGNCLRMLRNFSYNHPDIDLGESAVDLKAKLAAVAGAADIEQLMGIEGDAARTYFQGFGRMLLGDFGFPGRRKRPPTDPVNAMLSLSYTMIFNEISSLLDGLGFDPYLGYFHSVSYGRQSLAADLMEEFRAPVADRLTLRLVNDRIFSPDDFRANPGGDGVYFKREPMKRYFAEYEKLVSGEFTLGETGERTTLRKCFRRQAEKMAAVIRDDAVYAPFRPEG